A genomic window from Trichocoleus sp. FACHB-46 includes:
- a CDS encoding CHAT domain-containing tetratricopeptide repeat protein → MRPPQIALLVSLLASFPAGLLLPLPLLPFSSLSALAQTLESRDAEAKRLLQQGGQQYGKSQYQEAIESWQQALAIYRAASDRNGEASALVNLGNAYRSLSQYQRAIEYHQQALPILQQVGNRNGEASALVNLGNAYRSLSQYQRAIEYHQQALPIFQQVGNRKGKASALHNLGNAYRSLSQYQRAIEYYQQALPIFQQVGDRNGEAYALVNLGNAYRSLSQYQRAIEYYQQALPILQQVGDRSGEGITLNDLGATLFATGSITAAEKTLVAAIKIRESLRSELVDEHKVSIFEGQASSYRTLQKVLIAQNKVEAALEIAERGRARAFVELLSQRLGSQQPVSQIQEVIKAPDIQQIQQIAKAQNATLVQYSIIYDNFSFEGKETSRESALYIWVIQPNGKISFREVDLKPLWQRHGSSLASLIVGQQEFLAVRNRQGLTFTSPPQPDLPTLHQLLIDPIAELLPQDPNAHVIFIPQGPLFQVPFPALQDAKGDYLIQKHTILTAPSIQVLALTRQQREQLASRQKSNGGEALVLGNPSMPSVSLSPGEPKQPLSPLPGAEEEAEAIATLLNTKAIIGEEGTETAIAQKMSQARLIHLATHGLLDDIQGLGSAIALTPSRTDDGLLTAAEILDMQLQAELVVLSACNTAGGRVTGDGVIGLSRSLIAAGVPSVLVSLWAVPDAPTAELMTAFYKNLQKNPNKAQALRQAMLSMMGTHPQPKDWAAFTLIGEAE, encoded by the coding sequence ATGCGCCCCCCACAAATTGCCCTCTTGGTCTCGCTCCTAGCCTCTTTTCCTGCGGGGCTACTATTGCCTCTCCCCCTTCTTCCCTTCAGCTCTCTCTCAGCTCTAGCACAAACTCTTGAATCCCGCGATGCAGAAGCAAAGCGCTTGTTACAGCAGGGGGGTCAGCAATATGGAAAGAGCCAATATCAGGAAGCAATCGAATCTTGGCAGCAAGCATTGGCAATCTATCGTGCCGCCTCAGATCGCAATGGCGAAGCTAGTGCATTAGTGAACCTGGGTAATGCTTACCGCTCGCTCTCGCAGTACCAGAGAGCGATTGAGTACCATCAGCAAGCGCTACCGATATTGCAGCAAGTGGGCAACCGCAATGGCGAAGCTAGTGCATTAGTGAACCTGGGTAATGCTTACCGCTCGCTCTCGCAGTACCAGAGAGCAATTGAGTACCATCAGCAAGCACTACCGATATTCCAGCAAGTGGGCAACCGTAAGGGGAAAGCTAGTGCATTGCATAATCTGGGAAATGCTTACCGCTCCCTCTCTCAGTACCAAAGAGCAATTGAGTACTACCAGCAAGCGCTACCGATATTCCAGCAAGTGGGCGATCGCAATGGCGAAGCCTATGCATTAGTGAACCTGGGAAATGCTTACCGCTCGCTCTCGCAGTACCAGAGAGCAATTGAGTACTACCAGCAAGCGCTACCGATATTGCAGCAAGTGGGCGATCGCAGTGGGGAAGGTATAACTCTAAATGACCTAGGGGCTACGCTTTTTGCGACTGGAAGTATTACTGCTGCTGAGAAAACTTTAGTTGCAGCGATCAAGATTCGGGAATCCCTGCGCTCTGAGTTGGTAGACGAACACAAAGTCTCGATCTTTGAAGGGCAGGCGAGCAGTTACCGAACCTTGCAAAAAGTATTAATTGCTCAGAACAAAGTAGAGGCTGCGCTGGAAATCGCAGAGCGGGGTCGAGCCCGGGCTTTTGTTGAACTGTTATCGCAGAGGCTAGGAAGTCAACAGCCAGTAAGTCAGATTCAGGAGGTAATCAAAGCACCTGATATTCAGCAGATTCAGCAAATTGCGAAAGCTCAGAATGCTACCTTAGTGCAGTATTCCATCATTTATGACAACTTCTCCTTTGAGGGAAAAGAAACATCTCGTGAATCTGCTCTCTACATCTGGGTGATTCAGCCCAATGGCAAGATTAGCTTCCGAGAAGTAGATCTCAAACCGCTTTGGCAGCGGCACGGCTCTTCTCTAGCAAGCTTGATTGTAGGGCAGCAAGAATTTCTCGCTGTTCGTAACCGTCAAGGTCTAACTTTTACTTCACCCCCTCAACCCGATTTGCCAACGCTACATCAACTGCTGATTGATCCGATCGCTGAGCTTTTACCTCAAGACCCCAACGCCCATGTCATTTTCATTCCTCAAGGGCCTCTGTTTCAAGTTCCTTTTCCTGCCCTCCAGGATGCTAAAGGGGACTATCTAATTCAAAAACATACAATTCTGACAGCCCCTTCTATTCAAGTGTTAGCCCTGACTCGACAACAGCGAGAGCAATTGGCTAGTCGGCAAAAAAGTAATGGTGGGGAAGCATTAGTCCTGGGTAATCCTAGCATGCCGAGTGTCTCTCTATCTCCCGGAGAGCCTAAACAACCGCTGTCTCCCTTGCCAGGAGCTGAGGAGGAAGCAGAGGCGATCGCCACTCTTCTCAACACCAAAGCCATCATAGGAGAAGAGGGAACCGAAACCGCGATCGCCCAAAAAATGTCCCAAGCTCGTTTGATTCATTTAGCAACACATGGGTTACTGGATGACATTCAAGGACTAGGAAGTGCGATCGCTCTCACTCCTTCTCGTACAGATGATGGCCTGCTCACTGCCGCTGAAATCCTCGACATGCAACTGCAAGCAGAATTAGTCGTTTTGAGTGCCTGCAACACCGCAGGAGGGAGAGTCACAGGGGATGGGGTGATAGGCTTATCCCGCTCCTTAATTGCCGCAGGGGTACCCAGTGTTCTAGTTTCCCTCTGGGCAGTCCCTGATGCTCCTACAGCCGAGTTGATGACCGCGTTTTACAAGAACCTCCAAAAGAACCCTAACAAAGCACAAGCCCTGCGCCAAGCCATGCTCAGCATGATGGGAACTCACCCTCAACCCAAAGATTGGGCCGCTTTTACCTTAATTGGAGAAGCCGAGTAG
- a CDS encoding DUF4279 domain-containing protein produces MTEMVLNSHHEAHIRGVAVTFSVSAPDLDPDAVTMATGLQPDRQARRGDERRNRAGRLLGSEQEGWWALGTRGKLDSKDVRAHFHYLHAQLLPHAAVIRAFAEGGETYFDVVWRSTYLYAGTGPIFDADSIRGVAELGAGMGFDIYQVDDEAEGKPTAPEV; encoded by the coding sequence ATGACAGAGATGGTGTTGAATTCGCATCATGAAGCGCACATCCGAGGCGTCGCTGTCACGTTTTCGGTGTCTGCGCCTGACCTCGATCCGGACGCCGTAACTATGGCGACGGGGCTTCAGCCAGATAGACAAGCGCGCCGAGGCGACGAGCGGCGGAACAGGGCGGGGAGACTCCTCGGGTCCGAGCAGGAGGGCTGGTGGGCGCTCGGGACCAGGGGAAAGCTCGACTCAAAGGACGTGCGGGCGCATTTCCATTACCTGCACGCACAGCTGTTACCCCACGCCGCCGTCATCCGAGCCTTTGCCGAGGGCGGCGAGACCTACTTCGACGTGGTGTGGAGGTCGACCTACCTGTACGCGGGGACAGGGCCGATCTTCGACGCCGACTCCATTCGGGGCGTCGCGGAGCTCGGGGCAGGAATGGGCTTCGACATCTACCAGGTCGACGACGAGGCCGAAGGCAAGCCCACCGCGCCTGAGGTCTAA
- a CDS encoding ester cyclase produces MSTDQTLPLWVQDREVVLKQDEGIEWRDRQRPDYSHTNASLEKERKCNHAEGSLNAIAYNLVRTFEMEASFKTNPQQWLSVVADKFRMSTNGGKEYSAQDIVEQGTYNLFLENSDHYSASHETFASSYNLFHTAFPDGFHWELIEVVAGSPNVVFKWRHWGTFKGVYKNHQPTGETIEVVGLSIAKVTEDLKIESVEHFFDTNQFLTKLTSGMCPVNH; encoded by the coding sequence ATGAGTACAGACCAAACGTTGCCTCTATGGGTACAAGATCGCGAAGTCGTTCTCAAACAGGACGAGGGAATCGAATGGCGCGATCGCCAGCGGCCTGACTACTCCCACACAAACGCATCTCTGGAAAAAGAACGAAAATGTAACCATGCGGAAGGCTCTTTGAATGCCATTGCTTACAACTTGGTTAGAACTTTTGAAATGGAAGCCTCCTTCAAAACTAATCCTCAACAGTGGCTTTCGGTGGTAGCGGATAAATTTCGCATGAGTACCAATGGCGGGAAAGAATACAGTGCTCAAGATATTGTAGAGCAGGGAACATATAATCTATTTCTGGAAAACTCAGATCACTACTCTGCCTCTCATGAGACTTTTGCATCGTCCTATAACCTATTCCACACAGCTTTTCCCGATGGTTTCCACTGGGAACTCATTGAAGTCGTTGCAGGCTCTCCTAACGTTGTCTTCAAATGGAGACACTGGGGCACTTTCAAAGGAGTCTACAAAAACCATCAGCCGACCGGAGAAACCATTGAAGTTGTAGGTCTCAGCATCGCTAAAGTCACAGAAGATTTGAAGATTGAGTCTGTAGAGCATTTCTTTGATACGAATCAATTCTTGACAAAGCTAACCAGTGGCATGTGTCCTGTTAACCATTAG
- a CDS encoding trypsin-like serine protease yields the protein MKLSVPFSATVGAVLTTLFIQNATHAIVATDNTALYNQQVQSGQFSGVVALQTYNPLDQLFNPFCTGSLLSGGQHILTAAHCLTETGTSILSSNLLSQPFVATFNLLNGLAQVPIQDLFILPNWTGSLDEGNDLAVLSLLTPAPTTAAQYDIYRNNDELGQTFTKVGYGNYGIGLTGEVEGSVFDGFGFYGQNQFEATEADRQGLLSFPGTSAAESQLLYDFDSGYATENLIGSLGVGSSEVNTARGDSGGPAFIGDRIAGVTSYGLGNPGLRQSTDIDDTTNSTFGELSGDTRVSTYASFVDTVLAGNVAPTERNQAASVPEPSIVLGIIALGA from the coding sequence ATGAAACTGTCTGTCCCCTTCAGTGCAACCGTCGGTGCTGTTCTTACCACCTTGTTTATCCAAAACGCAACTCACGCGATCGTCGCAACCGACAACACAGCCCTTTACAATCAGCAAGTTCAGTCGGGCCAGTTTAGTGGCGTGGTCGCTTTGCAGACCTATAATCCCTTAGATCAGCTCTTCAACCCCTTCTGTACAGGGTCGCTCTTGTCCGGAGGACAACATATCCTGACAGCAGCTCACTGCTTGACTGAAACAGGGACGAGTATCCTCTCCTCTAACCTACTCAGCCAGCCTTTTGTTGCCACATTCAATCTCCTCAACGGCCTTGCCCAAGTTCCCATCCAAGATCTGTTCATCCTACCCAATTGGACAGGAAGCTTAGATGAAGGAAACGATCTGGCAGTTCTATCCCTCCTTACTCCTGCCCCTACTACAGCCGCCCAGTACGACATCTACCGCAATAATGATGAACTGGGCCAGACCTTTACCAAAGTTGGCTACGGAAATTATGGCATTGGGCTGACAGGAGAAGTAGAAGGTAGTGTTTTCGATGGATTCGGCTTTTATGGTCAAAATCAATTTGAAGCTACAGAAGCCGATCGCCAAGGCTTGTTGAGCTTTCCTGGTACTTCGGCTGCTGAAAGTCAACTCCTTTATGATTTTGATAGTGGATATGCTACAGAAAATCTCATTGGTAGCTTAGGGGTAGGAAGTAGCGAAGTGAACACGGCACGAGGCGATTCGGGTGGCCCCGCTTTCATTGGCGATCGCATTGCTGGGGTTACTTCCTATGGGCTAGGTAATCCTGGTTTGCGCCAGTCAACGGATATTGATGACACGACCAATTCGACTTTTGGAGAACTGTCAGGGGATACGCGAGTTTCGACCTATGCTAGCTTCGTGGATACAGTTTTGGCTGGCAATGTTGCTCCTACAGAGCGCAATCAAGCAGCCAGTGTTCCCGAACCCTCAATTGTGTTAGGAATTATTGCCTTGGGAGCATAG
- a CDS encoding DUF928 domain-containing protein, which produces MTHQFQLSLAQRSQRFVGLVLGFWMTLAPVALAKYVPPKKASAPKTTSTTITRGGCAANASGQLATLVPYSHVGLTTAKRPTFAWYVPNREAYPLEFRLFRSNGQRLYKTQMQSQPGVMQFSLPVEQPELPPGEYIWQVALQCDRFFPPVVVSAQMQVVQPSPELEQQLAAEPNAPKRANLYAENSLWYDALATALKNAGTPENQSVLLDLFNFLVATDTQMLKQWSDRLLQPRATQSTPQTPR; this is translated from the coding sequence ATGACTCATCAATTCCAACTGTCTCTAGCGCAGCGATCGCAACGGTTTGTGGGTTTAGTGCTGGGTTTCTGGATGACCCTGGCCCCTGTGGCGCTGGCGAAATATGTGCCCCCGAAAAAAGCTTCAGCTCCCAAAACGACGAGCACGACGATCACTAGAGGGGGTTGCGCTGCGAATGCTTCTGGTCAACTAGCGACTCTGGTACCTTACAGTCATGTGGGATTGACGACGGCAAAGCGGCCCACGTTTGCTTGGTATGTACCCAATCGCGAAGCTTACCCGCTAGAGTTTCGCTTATTCCGCTCCAATGGGCAACGGCTGTATAAGACGCAGATGCAGAGCCAACCGGGGGTGATGCAGTTCTCGTTACCCGTTGAGCAACCAGAGCTACCACCGGGCGAATATATTTGGCAGGTGGCGTTACAGTGCGATCGCTTCTTTCCACCAGTAGTGGTGAGTGCGCAGATGCAAGTGGTGCAGCCTAGCCCAGAATTAGAGCAACAACTGGCAGCAGAGCCGAATGCCCCAAAACGAGCCAATCTCTACGCCGAGAACAGCCTCTGGTATGACGCGCTAGCCACTGCCCTCAAGAATGCTGGCACTCCTGAAAATCAATCAGTCCTTCTAGATTTGTTCAATTTTCTCGTTGCCACAGACACCCAAATGCTCAAGCAATGGAGCGATCGCCTCCTGCAACCGAGAGCCACTCAATCTACACCGCAGACCCCACGATAA
- a CDS encoding DUF3592 domain-containing protein, whose product MMNREQWREFLGACIGFLCLRGTGLLFASVAGMLLIDLPSFYKSEVEFQSKAIAATGTVIGVAEKKEYSGGGGIVPLTVTTKYIATVEFQTNQRNLVEFTASSACSSQRDCENKLVPVLYNPDFPSKARVDSGATPEGMAQGRLVLSTVFLVADIAFLGMDLGNSG is encoded by the coding sequence ATGATGAATCGTGAACAGTGGAGAGAGTTCCTAGGTGCTTGCATAGGGTTTCTATGCCTAAGGGGAACGGGTCTCTTGTTTGCTTCAGTAGCTGGGATGCTTTTGATCGATCTTCCCTCGTTCTACAAATCTGAAGTAGAGTTCCAATCTAAAGCAATTGCTGCAACTGGAACTGTTATTGGGGTTGCAGAGAAAAAAGAGTACTCTGGTGGAGGAGGCATTGTTCCTCTTACTGTTACCACAAAATATATAGCAACCGTAGAGTTTCAAACTAATCAAAGAAATTTGGTTGAATTTACAGCAAGTTCGGCTTGTTCAAGCCAGCGTGATTGTGAGAATAAGTTAGTTCCAGTACTATACAATCCAGACTTTCCTTCAAAAGCAAGAGTTGATTCTGGAGCTACACCTGAAGGCATGGCACAGGGACGGCTGGTGCTCAGTACTGTTTTCTTGGTAGCTGACATTGCTTTTCTTGGAATGGACCTAGGCAATTCGGGATAG